From the genome of Pseudomonas yamanorum, one region includes:
- the radC gene encoding RadC family protein — MSIRDWPAAERPREKLLELGAENLSDAELLAIFLRTGVSGKSAVDLARHLLAQFGSLRALMEARQTVFSQHLGLGPAKFAQLQAVLEMARRHLAERLRSDSVLESPEAVRDYLKALLRHEPHEIFGCLFLDSKHRVLGFEKLFQGTIDNAIVYPRQVVKRALDYNAAALILCHNHPSGSAEPSIADRKLTRVLQKALEMVDVRVLDHIIVGEGDPLSMAEYGWM; from the coding sequence ATGAGTATTCGCGATTGGCCTGCGGCAGAGCGTCCGCGGGAGAAGTTGTTGGAGCTGGGCGCAGAGAATCTTTCCGACGCTGAATTGCTGGCGATTTTCCTGCGCACCGGGGTATCCGGTAAAAGTGCCGTGGACCTGGCGCGGCATCTGCTGGCGCAATTTGGCAGCTTGCGCGCGCTGATGGAGGCCAGGCAGACGGTGTTCAGCCAGCACCTGGGCCTGGGGCCGGCGAAGTTCGCCCAGCTTCAAGCCGTACTGGAAATGGCCCGCCGTCATTTGGCCGAGCGCCTACGCAGCGACTCGGTGCTGGAAAGTCCGGAGGCCGTGCGCGACTACCTCAAAGCGCTACTGCGCCATGAGCCTCACGAGATATTCGGCTGCCTGTTTCTCGACTCCAAACACCGGGTGCTGGGCTTCGAGAAGCTGTTTCAAGGCACCATCGACAACGCCATCGTCTACCCCCGGCAAGTGGTGAAGCGCGCGTTGGACTACAACGCTGCTGCGCTGATCCTGTGCCATAACCATCCTTCCGGCAGCGCCGAGCCCAGCATTGCTGATCGAAAACTGACCAGAGTGCTGCAAAAGGCGTTGGAGATGGTGGACGTGCGTGTGCTGGACCACATCATTGTGGGGGAGGGTGATCCGCTGTCGATGGCGGAATATGGGTGGATGTAG
- a CDS encoding ABC transporter substrate-binding protein, which translates to MRLAALPLLLAPLFIAAHAQAATTLSVCTEASPEGFDVVQYNSLTTTNASADVLMNRLVDFDATSGKLVPSLADSWDVSPDGLTYTFKLHPDVKFHRTEYFTPSRTLTAEDVRFSFERMLDPANPWHKIAQSGFPHAQSLQLPTLIKKIDALDPLTVRFTLDHADSTFLAALSMGFASIYPAEYADKLLKAGTPEKLNSQPIGTGPFIFGRFQKDATIRYKANPDYFAGKPAVDNLIFAITPDANVRLQRLRRDECQIALSPKPLDIDAAQKDADLKIEKTAAFMTAFVAINSQHPPLDKPEVRQAINLAFDKASYLKAVFEGTAEAANGPYPPNTWSYAKDLPGYPQDIAKAKQLLDRAGLKDGFKTTIWTRPSGSLLNPNPSLGAQLLQADLAKVGIQAEIRVIEWGELIRRAKAGEHDLLFMGWAGDNGDPDNFLTPQFSCAAVKSGTNFARYCDPALDKLISAGKTTSEQGVRSKLYQQAQAQIQQQALWLPLAHPTAFALTRKNVEGYQVSPFGRQDYSKVSVKP; encoded by the coding sequence ATGCGCCTCGCTGCCCTACCGCTATTGCTAGCCCCTCTTTTTATTGCTGCACACGCCCAGGCGGCCACCACCCTGAGTGTCTGCACCGAAGCCAGCCCCGAAGGCTTCGACGTGGTGCAATACAACTCGCTGACCACCACCAACGCCTCGGCAGACGTATTGATGAACCGTCTGGTGGACTTCGACGCTACCAGCGGCAAGCTGGTCCCGAGCCTGGCGGACAGCTGGGACGTCTCGCCGGACGGCCTGACCTACACCTTCAAGCTGCATCCGGATGTGAAATTCCATCGCACCGAATACTTCACTCCAAGCCGTACCCTGACCGCCGAAGACGTGCGCTTCAGCTTCGAGCGTATGCTCGACCCGGCCAACCCGTGGCACAAGATTGCCCAGAGCGGCTTCCCCCACGCCCAGTCGCTGCAACTGCCCACATTGATCAAGAAGATCGACGCCCTCGATCCGCTGACGGTGCGCTTTACCCTGGACCACGCCGATTCAACCTTCCTCGCCGCGTTGAGCATGGGCTTTGCCTCGATCTACCCGGCAGAATACGCCGACAAACTGCTCAAGGCGGGCACACCTGAAAAACTCAACAGCCAGCCTATCGGCACCGGCCCGTTTATTTTCGGGCGTTTCCAGAAGGACGCGACGATTCGCTACAAGGCCAACCCGGACTACTTCGCCGGCAAGCCTGCGGTGGATAACCTGATCTTTGCGATCACCCCGGACGCCAACGTGCGCCTGCAAAGGTTGCGTCGCGATGAGTGCCAGATCGCCTTGTCGCCCAAGCCCCTGGATATCGATGCCGCACAGAAAGACGCCGACCTGAAGATCGAAAAAACAGCGGCCTTCATGACCGCGTTTGTCGCCATCAACAGCCAGCATCCGCCGCTGGACAAACCGGAAGTTCGCCAGGCAATCAACCTGGCCTTCGACAAGGCCAGCTACCTCAAGGCGGTATTCGAAGGCACCGCTGAAGCCGCCAACGGCCCGTACCCGCCCAATACCTGGAGCTACGCCAAGGACTTGCCAGGCTATCCGCAGGACATCGCCAAGGCCAAGCAGCTACTGGATCGCGCCGGGCTCAAGGATGGCTTCAAGACCACCATCTGGACCCGCCCTTCGGGCAGCCTGCTGAACCCCAACCCAAGCCTCGGCGCACAACTGCTGCAAGCGGATCTGGCCAAGGTCGGCATCCAGGCTGAAATCCGCGTGATCGAATGGGGCGAACTGATCCGCCGCGCCAAGGCCGGCGAGCACGACCTGCTGTTCATGGGCTGGGCCGGCGATAACGGTGACCCGGATAACTTCCTGACGCCGCAGTTCTCCTGCGCGGCCGTAAAGTCCGGCACCAACTTCGCCCGCTACTGCGACCCGGCGCTGGACAAGCTGATCAGCGCTGGCAAGACCACCAGCGAACAAGGCGTGCGCAGCAAGCTGTACCAGCAGGCCCAGGCGCAGATCCAGCAACAGGCGTTGTGGCTGCCACTGGCGCACCCGACGGCGTTTGCGCTGACGCGCAAAAATGTCGAGGGGTATCAGGTGAGCCCGTTCGGGCGCCAGGATTACTCCAAGGTCAGCGTCAAACCCTGA
- the rpmB gene encoding 50S ribosomal protein L28 has protein sequence MSRVCQVTGKGPVTGNNISHANNKTRRRFLPNLQHHRFWVEEEKRFVRLRVSAKGMRVIDKRGITVVLAELRRDGKI, from the coding sequence ATGTCGAGAGTCTGTCAAGTTACCGGTAAGGGTCCGGTGACTGGGAATAACATTTCCCACGCAAACAACAAAACCCGTCGTCGTTTCCTGCCAAACCTGCAGCATCACCGCTTTTGGGTTGAAGAAGAGAAACGTTTTGTCCGTCTGCGCGTATCTGCCAAAGGCATGCGTGTTATCGACAAGCGCGGCATCACTGTCGTGCTGGCCGAACTGCGCCGCGACGGCAAAATCTAA
- the rpmG gene encoding 50S ribosomal protein L33 yields the protein MRELIRMISSAGTGHFYTTDKNKRTTPDKLEKKMFDPRVRKHVIYKEGKIK from the coding sequence ATGCGTGAATTGATTCGAATGATCTCTAGCGCCGGTACTGGTCACTTCTACACTACCGACAAGAACAAGCGTACTACCCCGGACAAGCTCGAAAAGAAAATGTTCGACCCGCGCGTTCGCAAGCACGTGATCTACAAAGAAGGCAAAATCAAGTAA
- a CDS encoding cupin domain-containing protein, with translation MNIQNIVDFSQARTEPDRYRPAAEKILKGDPEQTVYNHYNSPCGQMSAGVWEGEVGQWKVNYTEHEYCEIVQGVSVLRDADGNAKTLRAGDRFVIPAGFSGTWEVLEPCRKIYVVFEEKA, from the coding sequence ATCCAGAATATCGTCGACTTCAGCCAGGCCAGGACTGAGCCTGACCGCTACCGTCCGGCCGCGGAGAAAATCCTCAAGGGCGACCCTGAGCAAACCGTCTACAACCACTACAACAGTCCGTGCGGCCAGATGAGCGCCGGGGTCTGGGAAGGTGAAGTCGGGCAGTGGAAGGTCAATTACACAGAGCATGAGTACTGCGAGATCGTGCAGGGCGTCTCTGTATTGCGCGACGCCGACGGCAACGCCAAGACCTTGCGGGCCGGTGATCGCTTCGTCATTCCGGCCGGCTTCAGCGGCACTTGGGAAGTGCTGGAACCCTGCCGCAAGATCTACGTGGTGTTCGAAGAAAAGGCCTGA